The sequence AAATCTACCATGCCTAAATACAAAATATCTATGACACGTGAACATTGGCAAGCCTATAGACGTCaaaccacatgtgaaatgtgTTATAGACCATTTAAATCAGATAAAGACAAGCACCGTCATCATGATCATGCTATTGAATTTAATAATTATCTAGCTGCCTATTGCCGCAGGTGTAACATGTTGTGCAGAAATtcttataaatatttgtatacattCTCTCACAACGCTGCTTATGACCTCggggtaattttaaatgaattgtCCAACCTCCCTAACCGTGAAATTGATATTGCCTCCAAAGATGGATTTAAGTTCATGAAAGTGGATATTGGTAAACTTCGGTTTATGGATAGTTTGGCTTTACTAAATGGCGGGCTGGAAAAACTAGCTAAAGAACATATCAAGGAAGGTAAACCCACTACTTACACCTCAGTTATGCTAGATGATGTCCCTGTAGCCGCCCACCATTTATTAAAGACAGGCAAACAGGTCTTCTGCTATGACTATATTTCATCTttggagaaattaaatgaaccAGCTCTTCCTCCTCCCGAACCCTTTTTCAATAGTTTAAAACACGAGGCCATAAACGAGACCGATAAAAAACAGGCTAAAGAAGTCTTTAGATCAGCAGAATGCAAGACCATTGGGGATTACTTAAAGGTCTATTTGAAAGTAGATACTGGACTATTGTGTGATGTGTTCACTGTATGGCACAAGACCATGCTTGAGCTGTACAAGTTAGATATTACTCAATATGTCTCGTTATCTAGTTTTGCATGGGACGCTTTCTTGTTTAAGAGTCAAGTTGTCTTGGACTCTATTTCTGATCCCCATTTGTACGATGTATTGCGCAGAAATCTAAGAGGCGGATTTACCTCTGTTGTacgacaacacacaagtgtacaaaATGAGCATACAGGTGCTGATCCTTCTAGCACTGATAAATATCTTCTTTATTTGGATTTCAATGGCTTATACGCCACCTGTATGACAGAACTGCTTTCTCAAGGCGGGATCCGTAAATTATCTGCTGCCGAATGCAATGATTGGCTCCAACAGGGATTGGAAAATATTGCTTGTGATGGGGATAAAGGGTATTGGGTCATGTGTGATACCAAGCATGTCGCACCTGAGGTGGCTCGATACACCGATGACGTGCCATTAACCCTGTCGCATGCTAATATTTCAACTGATCTTCTGTCCGATTATAGCAAACACattttaaataccgaagatcgcaaactccccaagaaaaacaataaattaattgCCTCACATCTCCCCCAAAAAGATTACTTGGTCAGTTTAGATTTGCTTCAGATGCTGATGAAATTGGGATTAAAAGTAGCTAAGGTAAATGCAGTTTATGAATTCCAACAAAGCAAGTACCTTAAGGAATCTGTCGAAACAAATGCTCGTGACCGTGCAAATACACCTTGCGCCATTAAGGGTAAAGCTTTCAAGCTGGTATCAAATGCAATTTACGGCAAGAGTTTGACAAATGTGAGTAAATATGGCGATCAGCATTATTTAGTTACATCACGAGACAAATTCCAAAAGCATGCACGCAATCCGTTCTTCAAACGGAGCATTTTGTTAAGTGAATACAGAGTCATTTGCACGGTTAAGAAACAATCACAAGCACAGAGAGTTGGTGGCGGAATACAGAAACCGAGCAGAGGGCGAGGGCTCAGAGTCATCACTGTCTAACTCAGACAGGGAGGACGAACAGCCTAGCCCGTTGAGGAACCGTGGACGGAGAGGTAACGTTAGGGCGGCGGTGGGCGCCCCCGACGGAGCCGATCCCGACATGCCCCCCCCTGACGGGACCCCCCTGGAAGCTGCTTGGAAGGAAACTATGGTCGAATTCCTTGCAGCTATCGCACCCAGGGGCCAGGAAACCGGATGGGGGGAGGAACTCCTCGACGAGGCAATCACTGACCTGGTCAGTGGTAACGGCCATAACGTGGATAGGATCCTCGAGCGCCATGCTCGGGTGGTTACTACAGCCAAAAGATCTGGTGACCACGCACTGCGCCCCCGCCCTGCGCGTCggcagagaccccccccccccaacaaaccgTGCCGATCCAACCCAACCTCCGATTGGACGTAAGAGGGAACGAAGGGCACAGTATGTTCTGTGCCAGAGCCTGTACGAGAAGGATCGTTCAAAAGCTGCTGCGCGCGTCCTTTCCGGAGACTGGAAGGTTACCCCCACGGAGGTGGAACCAGCCCGTCTCTTTCCATTCTGGGAAGCACTATTCTCTAGACCCACATCGCCGGACCGCCGCCCAATTCGCGACCGTGATCCGGTTAATCAGCAACTAGGGAACCCAATAACACCAGAGGAAATCCTTGTTGCTCTCAAGGCAAGTAGCAGTGCTGCTCCCGGCCCAGACGGTATCACTATACGTTTACTTAAAGCTATACCAATCAGAGTGTTCGCAAAACTGTTTAATCTGTGGTTGGTAAACGAATCCCTGCCACATCCGTTTCGCAAGAACAAAACGGTGCTTATACCTAAGAAACCTAACCCAGACTCTCCTTCCCATTATCGCCCCATAACGATGTCATCAACGATAGTAAGGCTGTTCCATAAGATTCTGAGCAGCAGACTCTCTGAGGCAGTCAGGATCGACAGGCGGCAGAAGGCATTCATCCCCGTTGACGGATGCCCTGAAAACCTGGTGATCCTGGATGCCCTCCTTGCTGAGGCTCGTGCGCTTAAACACAACACGCACCTGGCGTTTCTGGATATGGAGAAGGCTTTCGATAGCGTCTCCCATCCGGCCATCCACCGGGCCATGAAACGTAAAGGCATTCCAAAGCCTTTAAGGACATATATCATGTCGGGCTATGACAGGTCCTCAACCATTATAACCAGCCAAGGTGAGAAGTCGAAGGACATCCTGATCACTAGGGGGGtgaaacagggtgaccccctgtcTCCATTTCTTTTCAACCTAATAATTGATGAGGCAATTACTAAGGCTAAAGACCTGGGGCTAGGGGTTGGTCTGGGCGGCGAAAAGGTATCAGCGCTGGCGTTCGCCGACGACCTGGTTGTGGCAGCAGAAACGGCTGCCGGACTACAGACACTCATAACCAGTATTTGCCGCATGCTGCGCGGCTCTGGTCTCAAAGTAAACGCCGCAAAATGCCGGACGCTGAGCATAGCGATCGATGCGCATCGAAAGACATGGCATGTCCCCACCAGGAAGGCATATTATGTCGGAGACGATGCGATCGGTACTATGAGTGTGGCGGACGAGTACAAGTACTTAGGGATACTGATCGGAGCCGGGGGCAGACGCTTATCCTATGGTTCCCTGTTTGAGGACGGCCTGACCAACATCACCAAGGCGCCGCTCAAACCCCAACAGAGGTTATACCTACTGAAGCACCACCTAAtccccaagatgaaccaccgCCTTGTCCTCGGACACGTGGCTAAAACGGAGCTGGCGAGGTTGGACCGGCGGCTGCGACACGCCACTCGTGGCTGGCTGCGGCTGCCCCATGACACCCCCAACGCCTTTATCCACGCCGACGTCAAGGACGGTGGACTAGGGATACCCGACTTTACCACATCGATCCGGCTACAAAAGAACAAGCGGTTCGGGGCGCTGACTGGATCAGCGGacccagtggtggtggcagcggctcTCCTACCCGCATTCCAAGCGAGAATGCGCCGGTGGGTAGACCCGACCACGGCCGCTGGAACGCCATCCAGCAGGACGACCGAGTGCGCTAGAAGATGGAAGGCAAAACTGTACAGCATGGTCGACGGCGCCGGCCTCGCTTCCTCTTGTGAGGTCCCATCCTGTCACAAGTGGGTCGCGTCCGGTACCCGTTTGCTAAGCGGAGGAGATTTTGCCCACGCCGTCCAAATTAGGGCAAACGCTGTAGCCACGCCGTCTAGGGCGGCTAGGGGTAGACCCGAGGCTTCTGGTCTCTGTGACGCTGGTCGGAAACCAGGAACCCTGGGCCACATATCCCAGGCCTGCCATAAGACACACGGGGCTCGGGTGAAACGTCACGACGACatcacccggttcgtagctgGCCGATTGCGGCAAAGAGGCTTTGAGGTGGAGCGCGAGGTCCGTATACCAGATGGAGGGACCTTCTGCAAGCCAGATATTATAGCTTGCAAAGGTGATGAGGCCTTcatattagacacccaggtctcagctgataacttcccactctcccgtccacatcagagcaagtgcgacaaATACGGCACCCCCGAGATCCTGCAGAAGGTCCGGGAGTATACCGGTAAGCCTACAGTATCCGCCTCCtcaataacccttaattggagaggtggatggtgcaaggagagtgcgcgtggTCTACAAGGTATGGGTCTCACCAAGAGCGACCTCGAGATTTGCTCCGTGAAGGCCCTGACCTGGACCTATTCTAtatacagaatatggtccaaggcCACGTCAAGGGGCAGGCCTCCCTAGCCCCGGGATCACcgtgcacagggtgcataagggtaACTATAGTCACgcttaggtgaaccgcagccaagtcagctggtagccaactatctaagcagtttcgtcatctggagtaccacttctcctaatggcgtctcacaagagggtggatgacctggcagAGCCCGCGAGTAGATAAGGCGGCGACCGGAGGGAccccatgcgcatacatgataaccctcccgctccggggcctAGTTAGGAGCATCCACTGTGTCtagttttccatgtatgccgacGTCAAATCATCATCCCTGCCGATTGGGCAGCCTGCTGCTTTGGCCTTCAGCGTTTGTTTGTTCTTTTTTAAATGTTATACTGTGCACCCCTACCTatgtgtgctgtgtcccatatagaaaaaaccaactacaaaagaattttccattaatgtttttgtttattttcaggttattattatgtattattagtatcatcttaactcttgtgggtgtgatgagatctgccatatatgtttattttagtttgtgtgtgttagggtattaggtatgcttaggggtccgtctcgccatgccctgtggctggggggatcggGCTCCGAATCTACATAAAAaccctttacccccccccccccccgaagtggcaaggggagttaggggacaaaatCAATACACCAACCTATTTGGGGTTCCAGATCTTGCAAATAGCTAAGAGGATCCTATATGATTTTTGATACGATACCGtcaaagttcattatggagacaaagctagattgctgtatacggatacagattcgtatttgattgaattaagctgtccaaatgcttttgagaaattaaataaactgcctttgtctcagcatatggatttcagtaatttcccTCCTGAAAATCCCTATTTCGATGACTCTCGCAAAGGTCAACTGGGTTTGTTAAAATCGGAAGTTGGAGCCAAAATTATCAAGGAACTCATTGCATTGAAGCCTAAAATGTACTCAATTCTCACTCAAGATCAGGTTCAGATCTGTCGTTGTAAAGGAATTCCCACTTATCATCAGTCTAAACTCACTCATGCAGCTTTCCAAAGTGCTTTAGAGTTAAATATTGGGCAGAGGTTCCAATCCAGATCTATTAGGAATGTTAAAGGCCGTATGTGTACCTGTCTCACTACAAAACGTGGATTGTCCGCCTTTGACGATAAACGTTATGTACCGAGTCCTACACAGTCTTTGGCGTATGGACACCCCGATATACCTCGAGCAGAAATTCATGaagaagagaatgaggaggaggaggatgtacctgcacctggtgctgctgctgcacgtcctgTGGGACGTGGATTCCATCCCATATTCAACATGTGGGGAAAACGCGATGCACTGGTTAACAAGACGTATCCTCACAATTAGTGACTGAAGAAAATGGTGATAGAAAATTTGCAACCTCCCTTAACCTATCTTTGGGTTTGAAAATTGCTGCCTCCCCTAATttgtcattgatgtttgaaaattgctacctcccctaacctgtcattgatgtttgaaaattgctacctcccctaacctgtcattgatgtttgaaaaattgCGGGGCCCCTGACTCATCACTGATGTTCTGAAAATGCAATCTCCCCTAAcctatgttgaaaatgttctgttgtatataaaaaataaaaattgtgaaATTTGTGACTTTGATGTTTATATAAAACCTTGCCCCCCTAATTTATGTTTTGAAAATGTTCtatgcaaaaaataaaaatatgaaatgtATGCTTTGATGTTtctatgaaaacctcccatgtttaaatataatgtCCTTATCATACTTATGTCAGTGCAAACCCAATACGAGTCATGGATAGTTCACCTATCACTGAAGAATAACTCGATATTTTCAATGAACCTAGCAGAATAATCATTGCAGGATTTTCCAATGGCGGAAAATCTCATTTGTGCACTAAACTCGTACAAAAATACCATCTGAAATTCTCCAGTATTATTATATGTGGCGGCAGTTACAGAGCATTGCTAGACGATCcagtaattaacaagaaaataatagcTCAACCTGAAATTATTAACCCTTTAGATGAACGTACAGATGATTCGCCTATTTTAATTATTACCGATGACTTGTTCATCGAATCTGCCAATTCAAAAATTGTGTCTGATATCTTCACTAAAGGCAGACATCTTGCTATTTCGTGCATATTcattacccaaaatatatttttctctgggaaatatgctagaagtatcagtttaaacgcctcccatttcatattagtgaaatctagagatttagctcaaattgagactttaggacggcagttatttggaaaacaagattctaa is a genomic window of Procambarus clarkii isolate CNS0578487 chromosome 8, FALCON_Pclarkii_2.0, whole genome shotgun sequence containing:
- the LOC138359450 gene encoding uncharacterized protein, which produces MIEKCHKAVAYAFIIINRELEVAEKLTYMGDDPVNHFIDTLEKAWKRIKSTMPKYKISMTREHWQAYRRQTTCEMCYRPFKSDKDKHRHHDHAIEFNNYLAAYCRRCNMLCRNSYKYLYTFSHNAAYDLGVILNELSNLPNREIDIASKDGFKFMKVDIGKLRFMDSLALLNGGLEKLAKEHIKEGKPTTYTSVMLDDVPVAAHHLLKTGKQVFCYDYISSLEKLNEPALPPPEPFFNSLKHEAINETDKKQAKEVFRSAECKTIGDYLKVYLKVDTGLLCDVFTVWHKTMLELYKLDITQYVSLSSFAWDAFLFKSQVVLDSISDPHLYDVLRRNLRGGFTSVVRQHTSVQNEHTGADPSSTDKYLLYLDFNGLYATCMTELLSQGGIRKLSAAECNDWLQQGLENIACDGDKGYWVMCDTKHVAPEVARYTDDVPLTLSHANISTDLLSDYSKHILNTEDRKLPKKNNKLIASHLPQKDYLVSLDLLQMLMKLGLKVAKVNAVYEFQQSKYLKESVETNARDRANTPCAIKGKAFKLVSNAIYGKSLTNVSKYGDQHYLVTSRDKFQKHARNPFFKRSILLSEYRVICTVKKQSQAQRVGGGIQKPSRGRGLRVITV